The DNA region TATAAGCAAAAAATATTCAGCTCTAAAAGACTCTTCACCCGATTGTGTCACATCATAATTGCCACTTTCATCAAAAAAATCTTCGAATGATGCGTTTTCTCAAAATTTAGGTTCAATCCCCATTTCACTTAGACATTTGTATAGCTTCATTAATGGCACTAGCAAATCCCTTTTCTCTAAACTCATCAAGAAATTGATCAAGTCCTTATTAGAGGTTGATTGcaatattaatatcaatatcTTCAAATTGGATAAACTTACTCACATCATTTATTGCGTCTATCAACTTTTTCTGAATTTTGGGACTTAAATATGTATATTGTGATTTCCTTGTTTCACAACGTCGAACATGCTCCTCCATCACTGGATCAAACTCAACAACCATTTCTATCATTTGCAAAAATAGTCCATTGTTCTCGacataaagtttctcatcatttTCTCAAAAGGCCAAAGTATTTTGGAGAAGTGTTTTCACCATAGAGATTATTCTTGTTAACACTTGCCTCTAATGTTGTCTTTCTTTGTTGATTTGAAGTTGCATACTCTCatcaattgtttattttttttagcctCTTTTCTAATTCAACCCAAACAAACATGCAATCCATATGATCCCTATTAACTTCATGATGTTTAagacttttatatatattatgctaGTCTTTGTATCCGTCATTACCCAAATTTCCCGTTCTACTCATCATTTGTTTAGTCTTGAACAACTTATAatagaaacaaaatattatatctaatgaAATAGAATATACAAGTCATAGTCTATCAAATGTGTTTGTCCATTTGCTATTATCCGTGTATAATGCGATGAATCAAAATGCATATTGTTACTATCCTTAGGAAATACAAAATCATCCACTCTTTTTAGACCCATATGTACCAAGTAATCTCTCAATTTTTGACTAATGTTATTCTAATGTCTAGAATTCTCCAAATTCTCAGtcgaaattaatttttcatgtcGAGAGTCATTCTCCAATTTCTCGTTCGATTCACCCAAATTGACAACCTCAACtaattcttcattttcatagTGACTTTATTCTTCAATCACCAAATTATCTCATAATTCCTCTCATTCTATTATGTTATTTGaactaaaatatttgttaattatatcaatatatcatcagCTTGATTTTGAATTAATGCATTCTCCCtttgtttcaattttttcttttgagcTCTAGACAAATGTTTATAAGGCATTTTACACAAGATCAATTACAGTAACTACAACTAATTTTTTGCCGTTGACAAATTCTGAAATTGTCACAATTtacaatttcatcaaataaagattGAATTTATCTAACTTTTTTCAAACAAAGTTAATTTAATCAACACAACTTAACTCAACAACACATTCATTCATACCATGGAGCAATAGAAGTATAGAACTAGGATTTCATCATTTCAATATATTAGAACATATGTTATCATTAATTGctatgattttaattttgagtTCTCGCCtacaaattcaaaaaatcattgataatataacaaagaaaaatatattaatgcaAGTAAAACACTAAATTAGCTTCATCTATTTCagacatttcattaaaatcacaTAAGTCTATAAGAGAAAATACTTCATTATTCAGCCTGTAAgatcaaaaaattgaaaaatcaaacaagatttaaaGCAGATGATCAGATTGAGAAGGATTGAAATTGTTTTATACATTTGGGGCCATGATATGACCAAATGGGGATTGGGGGCGGCAGTCGACATGTTACGCAGGTAAAAATCGTGGAGAGCCTTTTgcatcatattaaatataatatatatatatatatatatattaatattaaaattttgggCCACTTGGTAGGCGGCGCTGAGGCAATGGCCTCTCTCGCTTTCAAATAGGTCCGACCCTCAAACacataaacttttttaaaataaaaataaaaaacttgatATTTAATAAGATAACATGACTTGTATGATCGTGTAAACCAATCTATTTGTTTTGCCTTTTCAATTTAGATATAGACATTTATTTctaacaaaatatcaaaattttgaataatttttcataaaattcacATATAACATTTCAttctttattaaaatgttaaaactattttttttaatataaaagtaatattaatcATTTCGTGTCAAATTACATtgaaataaagatatataacaattaaaaataaacttgaCACCTCTAATTCACCCGAATGTGTACCCAAATCACTAccaatttaagtttttataatttctcaaataacatactatatatatatatatatatcaaaatcacTATctcttcaaatatatataattcatgaaAAGTGATAAGGGATGGAATTTAGGAAAATGAATATGATAGGTTATAATTTATCATCACCTCATTGGTTGGAGAAATAAAAAAGTGCgaggaaagagagaagaaagaaaaatcattttatttttttcagcgAATTATATTGTTCCAACCGTCATTCTCTCTCTTACATTCACTCCTCAAATTTTCTCCCATAATAATTTCtcataattcattcaaatgtgTGCTCATATATATCTAATCTCAAGTGTGGATAATGAACACTTTAATTGTTAGACCACTTATGTAACCCTCAATAATTACTCCCCATACCTTAGCGCGTGCCAATACAAGGAATATCAGGGGGTGGTTTGAGGTTCAATGAGTTTCAATATTGGTTTGCGTGCTagacatatttttaaaagaaaacattattttaaatgattttgaaaatacctgagagcttttgaaattaattatgtaaaagtaattatttttattcaaattttaataatttgggaccaaataacaaattaacaaaaaaaactcagtttaaattaatcaaacataattaatttaaaagattatttatttgaaaatagagtctccaaataattttagaaaaatcaataaaatatacatgtataaacgtactttatagCAAAGATTCTGTAATGGGTTCGGtttttggttacgctcgggaaagggctttcgcgctatgtcctccgcGCCCGTCAAATGacgattataaatttaaaataaacaaagtctagCTATTTCAAGAtctatttataacatttattttctttaattagtagtctggaagtcctaaacaaggatatgtTTAGATTGCATAAATAAtcgtacaaaattatttaaaatggcGTACCTGCGATTGTGTTGATATAATACTGAGtaaaaaaccctaaaaaatatcaaaaaagtattataatttaaaaataaattccaatcAGGGTCTTAGCCAAAATATAtgtttaggaaatatcccgaaaatatttaaatattattttctaacatttCAGGAtgatttgaaaatggattggggttccaaaattacaaaaataattttaaattttaaaaagtggaaccaaacaggccttaggaccagagTCCTAGGTTTTGGGTTCATTTTTAACCGATTTGGGCTCAGACAGGCTCGGTCTAAACTGGGGTGGTCTAGACTAGGGCTCGGGTACATGGGTCAAGGGACCGGAGGGctcggtcctgggttcgagaGGTTCAGTCTTGAACTCAGGCtgatcggtcctaggtctgggAGGCTAGGTCCCAAGTCTAAGTTTCTCGGTCGTAGACTTGGGAGGCTCAGTCCCaagttagacctctcggtccgaGGCTAGAAACCTCGATCGGATTCCCTAGTATTTTCTCAAGAACACCAGTCTtgagtctcggtcctaactcaataATATCGGTCCTCGATCTCGGTCCTAaatcaagaacatcggtcattgATCTCATTCTGGATCGAATATTCTCGGTCCCGGTCCTATAGGACTCGGTTGTCGGGACCGAGTgtcttgaattggtcaagaaTTATAAAAgctataactttttatataaatcatgGAATCATGATATGTAAGTTGTAGATAATTCATATGATTATGAGGAACAAAAGTCCTAACCCCAATCACGATCAATTGATCTTTACaaagattaatatttaaaaactatttttaggtcaaaatttgggatcttttgaattaggtcatttcaatgcctaattcttgttcctttgaaattatgaatatagttgaacacaaccaaaacaagaacatcataacaGCTCTGTAACAatttttgaagatgaaatttaaatccatttttttcaaaattatagtttgatcaaacatgatcgggatgatgTTAGAATGATCTAGAAATCATCCGAACATGTCTACAAACATGTTTaatagttatttgaataaaaattcaagattaaagctcaagaacataaattttaaaaaatccagaatttcaattcaaattttcatttttttagtttaaggttgatttgatcaaatctctttcaacaaaaagttcATATAACATCTAGGGATCGAATTTAAACAAAGAGATCACATAATTAAACCCTAGAACATATCAAACCAATCAAACTTGgtaaaaactaattttcaatcacaaattgaattacaaagGTTCTATATGCATACCAACAATTGAAGAACATTCCAATGAGTTGTTGGAAGCTTTCTAGAAGCCTGGATCAAAGTTGGGATCACCGAAAATGGTTTTCACAAAAACTAGTTTTGCCTGGAATCTAAATTCTTTGATTCTATATGTAATATGTGTTGATTGTTTGATTCACCTAAGAACTATTTATATTAAGCTTAAGTCGGTTGAGGATGATAAATTCAAGTTCAATTTGATCATCCGAAGTTCTATCCCTAATTTTATCCTATTTGTGGCAGCCTAGTTCTAGACTAATGGGTTGATCCTAGGTATATGGCTATTGAAGACGAGGAAAGGCGAGCAAgtggaagaaaaaaatgaagggATAAGGTGGAGAAATGACGGAGTTATTCTTTCTGGAAGAAACGCCGGAGTTCGTCGCATCCCGTAGGGATTCGTGAAGAAGACAATCAAAACGATGTTGTTTTGATCTGTCCAAAATGCGTCGTTGGCGATCCGTCAGCGTTTCATTGGTGCTGGGCGATCTAGGCTAACGGGCTTGACGTTCCATTAGTTGCTTCTATGTGGACTGGGTGTCCGCGTGCTCCGTTACAACGGGGTGCGTGGCTGATTCCTGGGCACTGTATGAAAATTCAGCGTTGATCTGATGGCTAATACTCTGGCTgcaataattaaacataatttcggcCACACCAGATTATCagttttattctttataaaagggttatttgaaatcgaattttaacccctttcttgcgtttttcttcacaaaaaattcaacaaaaattatttcttaaaacataataaaatttatgttcattatttttatttttggatattttcgggtatttatttaattattttaagtcataaattatacataaataatgtttaaaatcataattaaataatttcaaccccttGGGTTTAGtttggtaaaataaatacaatattttaacctcaaattattttttggatttttatttaatttttttaattagggtttaattatcacaataattaattctagtttgatctttatttatttttttggttatttaaaatttaaaatttttaaatattattagataACGAGAAAATGGAGTTAGTGTGagcttaaaaaatatttatgatgaaattaagaaaataacaaaaaaaaaatttatgaataaaacagaaaataaatatatgttttttctaatttttttattaattaaataatcaaatagctaatcaaataaaaaaatgaagggTACAGGCCACgaccttaaaaaataaaataaaaaattccgGTGGATCAATATATATGTGGTATATTTGAAatggatatttttatttgttaaatttaattaaattaaatatatacctattgtagttttattataaatatttgtttttaaaattacaaactacagttatttttaaatataattcaattgttttatattataaattaaattataaagttaggccaagtttgaaatgtttaattcaaggttttaaaatacgcggtccgACCGGCGGTCCAACCGGTCCGACCGCGAAACGGTTTGGTGAGCGGTCCGAGTTTTACCTTCAAAACGGTCACCTttcgaaccggtcaaaatccggtCTGACCGGCCGGCTTAACctgaaaaacaaaccggttttTTCCGGTTGGAAgggtaaattatataaaatttatataattattattataatattattataataatatttaattattttttgtctgTATTCAGTACTTTACTACCTGAGCTGTGAACTTGTGACTGTGAgcctatatttattattactttttgcttttgtttttgtaaacaGAAACAGAGAGAAAGGTTGAAGACGAAGGAGAAAGACGATTATCTACTTTAGATCTTCGGCTGTTCTTCAGATTTACATTTGTTTGTTAAATTTTCGGTTGTTCTTCAGATCTTTAGTAAGTATGAATTCTTGTAGTATTTCCGATAATATGTGATAATATGTTGGTTCATCATTGATGAGCAACAAACAATGAATATGCAATTAGGATTCATtgtttaattagggtttagaagaGAATGAGCAGCAAACAATGAATATGCAATTAGGATTCATTCTTCAATTAgggttttttaatttaggtattGTAATTAGGGTTCTTCAATGTGATGTGTGGGTTTATTAATTTGCTTATTGTTTAATGGATTTGTTGACTGTTGATTgcttcaatttaattattggtaTTGAATTTGTTGACTGATTGTAGGATGTGGGTAAACTGGTTTTAATTTAAGTATTGTTGACTGATTGTTGGATGTGGGTAAACTGgtttttaatttaagtattaAGTTGACAATTATTAAGTTcaattagtatttatttgattattttatatgtctaactaatttatatatataatttatgtattaatatatttaaatttattttaaaaaaaataaataaataggttcAACCAGTGGTTTAACCGGTTGAACCGGTCAGACCGAAGTACATCACAAAAACCGAGTTGATGACCgaaacggttttcaaaaccttggtttaatttaagattatttatataatttaggactagtttaattcaatttattcattAGATATTTCCTCTAACTAACTTAATAGGTCAAGAGTTATTTGGTTTTTATCTGGGATTTGAAATCTTGTTAACATAATTGAAAAGAAAACtagctttttttttaatttttttatccaaagTAAATCTGCATATATCCCAATAAagggttattttattttatttttaaataattaaaaaataattttagtattttaataaataaaaaataattattaaatagttGAAATGATAAATCAATtcttagattaaaaaaaactaataaccACTGAAAGAAACTATTGTATAGAAAACTCCTTGTACCACCAATCAATTGTAGTCTATCATATTCTTTATTCTTAACTAATTTACTAATGAATGAAATATAGATCTTGTAACACCATAGGTCCGTccatattaacaaaataattagacTTATTAAATGATCAAATATCATAAACTCCAAATATGTCAACCCAAATTAGATTGTAACCATTAACTATTGACTTACAATTTAGGAAGatttaatgttttttctatttaatttttgaaaattttgaataaatttttatttattattaacctTACAAGGAAACAGATGTAGGCCAATAgcccaaaatattttgtatataatgataatatcGACGGAAACTGTTATTGCTAGTTTTTCGTCGCTAAAAGAAATTAGCGTGAGTAAACTaagtatattttgtttgttatttatCTGGATAGAACTAAGAAGCTCTAACTTAGATGGGAGGCAAATgctattttgttttcaattagATCTATATCAATATTAAACTTtgcaatataatttattgaagaAAACTCTCttataagtgtttccaaatacaCATTGAGCTGTAACTATGTACAGTAGTAGTATTATGAATATGTAAGAATGAtcatgaagatgatgaagaacatGAAGAAACCTCCATTTTTGTCCTCTGATCACAACTCAACATTGCATCACAATCTTCTCCATATGAtgtttcttcttcatctcatcCACCTCTGCTTTCTCAatcatcatcgtcttcttcaTATTAGCTCTAGCTCCATAATCCATCAACCTCATCGCAATTTGAACATGACCCGTCTCCATCGCCAACTCTAAAGCCGTCCTTCCACCATCATCAACCGCATTCACTTCTGCACCATGCTCAATTAATAACTTCACACTCTCCATTCTTCCCTTAAACGCCGCCCTATGAAGGGCAGTCCATCCATTCTGATCTCTTCCATTCACATCAACTCCTTCAACTAAACAACTCTTCATCGAATGAATATCCTCCAATCTCGCAGCCCTTTGCAATTCATCTCCCAAATGCAACGTATTATACAGAGTTATATGACCACTCTCAATCGCTAACGCGAACGCAGTCTTCCCGTCGGATGTAATCGCGTGTTTCGATATCCATGAATTGTTTATCAGAATCTTAGCCGCCTCTGTATGTCCCTCCGCCGCTGTACAGTGAAGAGGGGTCCATCCTTTTCCATCCATCGCGTCTGTATCGGCTCCGTGAGAGATTAGGGTTTTGATTATGTCAACACGGCCATGGATCGCCGCCGCGTGAAGAGGGGTTCTGCCTTTGGAATCGACGGAATTCAGATCTGTGTCAGGGAATCGTGAAAGGAGAAGCTCTATTAAATCAACCCGATCGGAATTCACCGCAGCGTCGTGAAGGAATCGGTCGGATGAATGGTCGATTACGTAATTACCCGAATCGATTAAGATCTTGACGCAATCGATTTTCCCTGATTGAACTGCAAGCGACATCGCCGATTGTCCATCTGAATCGCGGCGATTAACGTCGGCTCCGGCGTCAATCAAAGCCGATACAAACGTGGAATTCCCTTTCCTAGCTGCGGATTGAAGAAGGGAACTGAGATCTGATCCATCGCAACCGGAGATCGCTTTGGAAAGTAGGAAAGCGATTTCTAGGGTTTTGTAAGGAGGTGAAAGAAGAGATTCAACTACATGAGGACCCACGAGAGAGATTGAAATGGTGGCGTCCTTGAAGACGTGAGGGCCGGGTTTGGAGAAGAGACGACGGAGATCTTCTTGAGTAGCTTTTCCAGTCGGAAGCATGGCCGATCGGACAAAGACGGAGTCGGGTGGAGTTGAAAGGGGAGGTTCGTCGGAAAGTTGAGAGATTTGGAGAGTGAAAGGTGCGGTGGAGAGAGGAGGGATGAGGGAGCAAGAATGGTGGGTGAAGGAGAAAGAAGGATTGGTGGTGGAGAGGGAGATTGCTACTGAC from Impatiens glandulifera chromosome 5, dImpGla2.1, whole genome shotgun sequence includes:
- the LOC124940258 gene encoding protein VAPYRIN-LIKE-like encodes the protein MDRLVKPDVKEITLNFTRGRRTSATFRLTNLMHTMSVAISLSTTNPSFSFTHHSCSLIPPLSTAPFTLQISQLSDEPPLSTPPDSVFVRSAMLPTGKATQEDLRRLFSKPGPHVFKDATISISLVGPHVVESLLSPPYKTLEIAFLLSKAISGCDGSDLSSLLQSAARKGNSTFVSALIDAGADVNRRDSDGQSAMSLAVQSGKIDCVKILIDSGNYVIDHSSDRFLHDAAVNSDRVDLIELLLSRFPDTDLNSVDSKGRTPLHAAAIHGRVDIIKTLISHGADTDAMDGKGWTPLHCTAAEGHTEAAKILINNSWISKHAITSDGKTAFALAIESGHITLYNTLHLGDELQRAARLEDIHSMKSCLVEGVDVNGRDQNGWTALHRAAFKGRMESVKLLIEHGAEVNAVDDGGRTALELAMETGHVQIAMRLMDYGARANMKKTMMIEKAEVDEMKKKHHMEKIVMQC